Proteins found in one Labrenzia sp. VG12 genomic segment:
- a CDS encoding ABC transporter substrate-binding protein gives MSLRKIGLGVISALALTASMGLAHAKSDIVVAMQLEPPHLDPTSAAAGAIDSVLYSNVFEGLTRFGPDGSVNPGLAETWEISEDGKTYTFKLQESVKFHDGSDMTAEDVKFSLDRARAEDSQNAQKALFAGIESVEVVDPLTVKVTLKEPNGSFLFNMAWGDAVIVAPETIGDIKTTPIGTGAFKFTDWVQGDRIDLEKNADYWGEPAKLDKVTFKFISDPTAAFAAVMAEDVNAFVGFPAPENLPQFEADPRFQVLVGSTEGETILSTNNKLPPLDNIKVREAIAHAIDRQAIIDGAMFGYGTPIGTHFAPHNPDYVDLTGLSQYDPELSKKLLSEAGYPDGFTTTLKLPPPSYARRGGEIIASQLRAVGIETEITNLEWAQWLEQVFKGKDFGLTIVSHTEPMDIGIYARPDYYFQYDNPAFQKLIEDLTVENDPEKRSQLLKDAQEIISNDYVNGYLFQLAFPTVANAKIKGLWKNQPTQATDLTAVSWED, from the coding sequence ATGAGCTTGCGTAAGATCGGACTGGGAGTAATAAGCGCCTTGGCGCTGACCGCGAGCATGGGTCTCGCCCACGCCAAGAGCGACATCGTCGTTGCCATGCAGCTGGAACCGCCGCATCTGGACCCGACCAGCGCTGCCGCCGGTGCCATCGACTCCGTGCTCTATTCCAATGTCTTCGAAGGCCTGACCCGTTTCGGCCCGGATGGCTCGGTCAACCCGGGCCTTGCTGAAACCTGGGAGATCTCCGAAGATGGCAAGACCTATACGTTCAAGCTGCAAGAGAGCGTGAAGTTCCACGACGGCAGCGACATGACCGCCGAGGACGTCAAGTTCAGCCTGGACCGCGCGCGCGCGGAAGACAGCCAGAACGCCCAGAAGGCACTTTTTGCAGGCATTGAATCGGTCGAAGTTGTCGATCCGTTGACGGTCAAGGTCACGCTCAAGGAGCCAAACGGCAGTTTCCTGTTCAACATGGCCTGGGGCGACGCCGTGATCGTCGCGCCGGAAACCATCGGTGACATCAAGACAACGCCAATCGGAACCGGTGCGTTCAAGTTCACCGACTGGGTCCAGGGCGACCGGATCGATCTTGAAAAGAATGCCGACTATTGGGGCGAACCTGCCAAACTCGACAAGGTCACCTTCAAGTTCATTTCCGATCCCACCGCAGCCTTTGCGGCCGTGATGGCGGAAGACGTCAATGCCTTTGTCGGCTTCCCGGCACCGGAAAACCTGCCGCAGTTCGAAGCCGATCCGCGCTTCCAGGTGCTGGTGGGGTCAACGGAAGGCGAAACGATCCTGTCGACCAACAACAAGCTGCCGCCGCTCGACAACATCAAGGTGCGTGAAGCCATTGCGCATGCAATCGACCGCCAGGCGATCATCGACGGCGCGATGTTCGGCTACGGCACCCCGATCGGCACCCACTTCGCACCGCATAATCCCGATTATGTCGATCTGACCGGCCTCAGCCAGTACGATCCGGAGCTTTCCAAGAAACTCCTTTCGGAAGCCGGCTATCCGGACGGCTTCACCACGACCCTGAAGCTGCCGCCACCCTCCTATGCCCGTCGCGGCGGGGAGATCATCGCCTCGCAGCTGCGCGCCGTCGGCATCGAGACGGAAATCACCAACCTGGAATGGGCCCAGTGGCTGGAACAGGTGTTCAAGGGCAAGGATTTTGGCCTGACCATCGTCAGTCACACCGAACCGATGGATATCGGCATCTACGCGCGGCCCGACTACTACTTCCAGTACGACAACCCTGCCTTCCAGAAGCTGATCGAAGACCTGACCGTTGAAAACGATCCGGAAAAACGCTCCCAGCTTCTGAAGGATGCACAGGAAATCATCTCCAACGACTATGTGAACGGCTATCTGTTCCAGCTCGCATTCCCGACCGTTGCCAATGCCAAGATCAAGGGGCTCTGGAAAAACCAGCCGACCCAGGCCACGGATCTGACAGCGGTCTCCTGGGAAGACTGA